The following proteins come from a genomic window of Pseudomonas sp. MAG733B:
- a CDS encoding LysR family transcriptional regulator, whose product MASYTLRQLKYFVTTVEAGSVAEASRQLYIAQPSVSTAIKSLEESFNVQLFIRHHAQGVSLTPTGTRFYHKAQELLRMAREFEQNALADNDTVSGQIDIGCFETVAPLYLPQLIAGFRKLYPGVDIRIRDGEQQELVQGLTAGTFDVAFLYDHGLDGTIQTTPLMPPQKPYVLLPEGHRFADQKEVSLRDLCSEPMILLDVQPSRTYFVSLFHELELTPNIVFSSPSIEMVRGMVGQGFGFSILVTRPHSECTYDGKKVISVNIKEPVTLSGLASAHLKRSQLTKPAQLFVDFCREQLSQKVAP is encoded by the coding sequence GTGGCTTCCTATACATTGCGGCAACTCAAGTATTTCGTCACAACGGTAGAAGCCGGCAGCGTCGCTGAAGCCTCGCGGCAGCTGTACATCGCGCAGCCCTCGGTTTCCACGGCGATCAAGAGTCTGGAAGAGTCGTTCAACGTCCAGCTGTTCATTCGCCACCACGCCCAGGGCGTTTCGCTGACACCCACCGGCACGCGCTTCTACCACAAGGCGCAAGAGCTGCTGCGCATGGCCAGGGAGTTTGAACAGAATGCGCTGGCCGATAACGACACCGTGTCGGGACAGATCGACATCGGCTGCTTCGAAACCGTCGCTCCGCTGTACCTGCCGCAACTGATCGCAGGCTTTCGCAAGCTTTATCCGGGCGTGGACATTCGTATTCGCGATGGCGAGCAGCAGGAGTTGGTGCAAGGCTTGACCGCCGGCACTTTCGATGTGGCGTTCCTCTACGATCACGGGCTGGACGGCACCATCCAGACCACGCCGCTGATGCCACCGCAAAAGCCTTACGTGCTGTTGCCTGAAGGGCACCGCTTTGCCGACCAGAAAGAGGTATCGCTGCGGGACCTGTGCAGCGAGCCGATGATTCTGCTCGATGTGCAGCCGAGCCGGACCTACTTTGTGAGCCTGTTCCATGAACTGGAATTGACACCCAACATCGTGTTCAGCTCGCCTTCGATTGAGATGGTGCGGGGTATGGTCGGTCAGGGATTCGGCTTCTCGATCCTGGTCACCCGCCCGCATTCGGAATGCACTTACGATGGCAAGAAAGTGATCTCGGTGAACATCAAAGAGCCGGTCACCCTGTCCGGCCTGGCATCGGCCCATTTGAAACGCAGCCAACTGACCAAGCCTGCGCAGTTGTTCGTGGATTTTTGCCGCGAACAACTGAGCCAGAAAGTCGCGCCCTGA